AATAATGCCCGGCAGAGCCAAACCAATAATCGTATTAAGACTTCGCTGATTTCACAGTTTCATTATTAATAGTATTTGTGACAAAAGAATGAAAAACGGTGATAAGCTTCCCGGAATCCATCTATTATTTTATTTAGTCACTCTTTTTCCAAGATATTAACGCATTCTATTTATCTGAAATATAACTGTTCTTTATTACTGCAGCCTGAAATTACGATTACCGCCTACTACTCAGTTCCTCCATGGTATATAATGGGAAAATAAAGGAGGAATCACCTATGAAAATCGGGATTATAGGCCTGGGTAATATCGCTCAAAAAGCATACCTACCGGTAATAACGGCCAGGCCGGGCCTGGAACTGGTACTTTGCACCAGAAACCCTGTTGTTTTATCGTCCATAGCAAAAAAATATCGCATTTCGCAAACTGTACAAACATTGGATGAACTGATTGCTTCCGGCGTAGAGGCTGCTTTTGTTCATACCGCCACCGAAAGCCACAAGGAAATAATCACTACACTCTTATCAAACAGCATTCATGTTTATGTGGACAAACCTATTGCGTATTATTATAAAGAAGCTGTTGAACTGTCTGAACTGGCACTTCACCAAAAGAAAATTCTCCTGACCGGCTTCAACCGCCGTTTTGCTCCTATGTACGCCAAACTCAAACAACAAGCGGCCCCGCAACTTATCATGATGCAAAAAAACCGCTCCGCAGAACCGGATGAAATACGGCATTTTATCTTCGACGACTTCATTCACGTAGTAGATACGCTCCGCTATCTCTTTGGTACATCACCAGATACGGTCTCTGTACGTGGTTTAACCGCAAACGGTAAACTGTCCCATATCGTTCTGGAACTTTCCGGCCAGCATCGTACCGCCTTGGGCATTATGAACCGGACCAGCGGTATCAATGAGGAAATTCTCGAATATATGTGCTCCGGTCAGAAATTCACCGTCACCGATTTACAGCAAACACGCCATACGACACAAAATACCGAGCAATATTTAAAATACAAGGACTGGGATACGATCCTATACCGGCGGGGTTTCGAACAGATTATCGACCATTTCCTACACTGCGTAATAAACAGCCAGCCGCCAGCCATAGCTCCGGAAGATGCGCTGGCAACGCATGAGCTTTGCGAGAATATTGTAGAGCAGCTTATCAAAAAATAAAAAGATACCTCCTGAAAGATTGCAGCGAGGAGCTCACCTTTTCACTGCTTAATCCTGATCATCTGCCTGACAGGCAATCCGCTGTTTTGAGGAACCGTTAGGCATAATACCTGCGTAGAAATTACTAGTAGGAGAAGAATCATCTATGAGCAAAAAAGCCATTGAATGGTTGTACCGGGAGTTGCCCGGTCTGGTTGAAAAGGGCATCTTAACGCCGGAGGCAGCCGAAAATTTAAGACATCATTACGGGGCACCGGATGTTACGCTGGGAAGGCGTACGGTGCTACTACTCTTCGGAGTGATTGGCACTATATTAGTAGGGCTGGGCATCATTTTGATTTTTGGGCACAATTGGGAGAATCTGAGCAGAATTACCCGTTTGCTAATAGCAGTCGGATTATTGTTGCTTTCGCAAATCATTTCGGGATTTACCCTATACCGGAAACAAGACAGCCTGATTTGGCGTGAATCAGCCGGTACTTTCCAATTTTTAATGATTGGCGCAGCCATGGC
This portion of the Propionispora hippei DSM 15287 genome encodes:
- a CDS encoding Gfo/Idh/MocA family protein, whose translation is MKIGIIGLGNIAQKAYLPVITARPGLELVLCTRNPVVLSSIAKKYRISQTVQTLDELIASGVEAAFVHTATESHKEIITTLLSNSIHVYVDKPIAYYYKEAVELSELALHQKKILLTGFNRRFAPMYAKLKQQAAPQLIMMQKNRSAEPDEIRHFIFDDFIHVVDTLRYLFGTSPDTVSVRGLTANGKLSHIVLELSGQHRTALGIMNRTSGINEEILEYMCSGQKFTVTDLQQTRHTTQNTEQYLKYKDWDTILYRRGFEQIIDHFLHCVINSQPPAIAPEDALATHELCENIVEQLIKK